A DNA window from Methanobrevibacter sp. contains the following coding sequences:
- the carB gene encoding carbamoyl-phosphate synthase large subunit: protein MPVDEDINKVLIIGSGPIQIGQAAEFDYSGSQACKSLREEGLETVLVNSNPATIQTDMDMADTVYTEPLTAELVAQIIEKEKIDAILPTMGGQTGLNIATELGKLGLLEGIKVIGSDVQTIADVEDRDLFANFMDRLDEPIPKCHAVESVEEALEAVEEIGYPVIVRPAFTLGGTGGGIAHNKQELIDVTTHGLDMSYINQVLIDESVLGWKEIEFEVMRDKNDTCIIVCNMENVDPMGIHTGDSIVVAPIQNLNDEVCQRLRDASIKIIRNLGINGGCNIQFALNPETNEYKIIEVNPRVSRSSALASKATGYPIAKISSKVALGLTLDEIRNDITKETPASFEPSIDYIVVKIPRWPFDKFKGIDRKIGVQMKATGEVMAIGRTYEEAIQKAIRSLDIGLHGFEYLEYTEDNLANPTDERLFHMYSAIKDGRSVEELAELSKMDAFFLYKIENIVEFENQVTKEALEDEKFLLKAKKLGFSNFTLAKLAGIEEKDVKALLDKFDIKPSYKMVDTCAAEFEAKTPYYYSSYDSGNELIKTDNKKILIIGAGPIRIGQGIEFDYCCVHSSLALKDLGIETILVNNNPETVSTDYDISDELFFEPLTFEDIMGIIEQVEPEGVIVQFGGQTSINLSVPLAEAGVKILGTPYESIDRVEDRERFTEVLNDLHINQAPYGLANSFDEAREAAERIGFPVLVRPSYVIGGRAMEIVYCVEELEEYMKEAVKVSPEHPILVDKFLEDAVELDVDLLCDGEDVFIAGIMEHIEEAGVHSGDSACVIPPQTIPEHLLQVIRENTRKLALELDVIGLMNIQYAVKLDEERVYIIEANPRASRTVPFVSKAIGVPLAKVATSLMMGAKLKDFNLTKEIKINHVAVKESVFPFLKLTESDSILGPEMKSTGESIGIDENFGLAFYKSQLSAGMDLPKEGNLLISVREQDQKKIQPIAEKAHALGFNIYATKGTANAIFDVPITRIKKVSQGTPNIKEAILDGKIDMIINTPHGEQASKDGYTIRRLAVELGIPYVTTLAGARAALNAIEAVKDSDLKVKSLNDHIANI, encoded by the coding sequence ATGCCTGTTGATGAGGATATTAATAAAGTGCTTATAATTGGTTCTGGACCTATTCAGATTGGTCAGGCTGCTGAGTTTGACTACTCTGGTTCCCAAGCGTGCAAATCACTTAGGGAAGAGGGTTTGGAAACTGTTCTTGTAAACAGCAATCCTGCTACCATCCAAACTGATATGGATATGGCAGACACTGTTTACACTGAACCGTTGACTGCAGAACTTGTTGCTCAAATTATAGAAAAAGAGAAAATTGACGCTATTTTGCCTACCATGGGTGGACAAACCGGTTTGAACATTGCAACGGAACTTGGAAAGTTAGGCCTTCTTGAAGGCATAAAGGTAATTGGTTCTGACGTTCAGACCATTGCAGATGTGGAAGACAGAGATCTGTTCGCTAACTTTATGGATAGATTGGATGAACCTATCCCTAAATGTCATGCGGTGGAATCTGTTGAAGAGGCTTTGGAAGCCGTTGAGGAAATCGGCTATCCTGTCATTGTCCGTCCTGCTTTTACCTTAGGTGGTACCGGTGGAGGAATAGCTCACAACAAGCAGGAACTTATAGATGTTACCACTCATGGGCTTGACATGAGTTACATCAACCAAGTATTGATTGACGAATCCGTTTTAGGATGGAAGGAAATCGAATTTGAGGTCATGAGAGACAAGAACGATACCTGTATCATTGTATGTAACATGGAAAATGTGGACCCTATGGGTATACATACAGGAGACAGTATTGTAGTTGCTCCTATCCAAAACTTGAATGATGAAGTGTGTCAAAGATTAAGGGACGCTTCCATAAAGATCATCAGAAACTTGGGAATCAATGGTGGATGTAACATCCAATTTGCATTGAATCCTGAAACTAATGAATACAAAATCATTGAAGTAAACCCTCGTGTAAGCAGAAGCAGTGCACTTGCATCTAAGGCAACCGGTTATCCTATCGCAAAGATCTCTTCAAAAGTGGCACTTGGCCTTACTTTAGATGAAATCAGAAACGACATCACCAAGGAAACTCCTGCTTCCTTTGAACCTTCCATTGACTATATCGTTGTTAAAATCCCAAGATGGCCATTTGACAAGTTCAAAGGCATTGACAGAAAGATTGGAGTTCAAATGAAAGCAACCGGTGAGGTAATGGCTATTGGTAGAACCTATGAAGAGGCCATTCAAAAGGCTATTCGCTCCTTGGATATCGGATTGCACGGATTCGAGTATTTGGAGTACACAGAAGACAATTTAGCAAATCCTACCGATGAAAGACTATTCCACATGTACTCTGCTATTAAGGATGGAAGAAGTGTTGAGGAACTTGCAGAACTTTCAAAAATGGACGCATTCTTCCTTTACAAGATTGAAAACATAGTAGAGTTTGAAAATCAGGTAACAAAAGAAGCACTTGAAGATGAAAAATTCCTCCTAAAGGCTAAAAAATTAGGATTCTCCAATTTCACCCTTGCAAAACTCGCAGGCATTGAAGAGAAGGATGTCAAGGCACTTCTCGACAAGTTTGACATTAAGCCATCCTACAAGATGGTAGATACCTGTGCAGCAGAGTTTGAAGCAAAAACCCCATATTATTACAGCAGTTATGACAGCGGAAACGAACTCATCAAGACAGACAATAAGAAAATCTTGATTATCGGTGCAGGTCCAATCAGAATCGGACAAGGTATTGAGTTCGATTACTGCTGTGTGCATTCCTCTCTCGCATTGAAAGACTTAGGAATCGAAACAATCCTTGTAAACAACAACCCAGAAACCGTAAGTACTGACTATGACATTTCAGATGAATTGTTCTTCGAGCCATTGACCTTTGAGGACATCATGGGAATAATTGAACAGGTTGAACCTGAGGGGGTCATTGTTCAATTCGGTGGCCAGACATCAATCAACCTATCTGTTCCTCTTGCAGAGGCAGGGGTTAAGATCTTAGGTACCCCATATGAAAGCATTGATAGGGTAGAGGATAGGGAAAGATTCACTGAAGTATTGAATGACTTGCATATTAATCAGGCACCTTATGGTTTGGCAAATTCATTTGATGAAGCTCGTGAAGCCGCAGAGAGAATTGGTTTCCCAGTTCTCGTACGTCCATCATATGTTATCGGCGGAAGGGCAATGGAAATCGTTTACTGTGTGGAAGAGTTGGAAGAATATATGAAAGAGGCTGTAAAGGTTTCACCGGAACACCCAATTCTTGTAGACAAGTTCCTGGAAGATGCAGTTGAGCTTGATGTAGACCTTTTATGTGACGGTGAAGACGTATTCATTGCAGGTATCATGGAGCACATTGAAGAAGCTGGTGTTCACTCCGGTGACTCCGCATGTGTAATACCTCCTCAAACCATTCCAGAGCATTTGCTTCAAGTGATCAGAGAAAATACAAGAAAACTCGCTTTGGAATTGGATGTCATTGGACTCATGAACATTCAATATGCAGTTAAATTGGATGAGGAAAGGGTATACATCATCGAGGCAAACCCAAGGGCAAGTAGAACCGTTCCATTTGTAAGTAAAGCCATTGGTGTTCCTCTTGCAAAAGTTGCAACCTCCTTGATGATGGGTGCAAAGCTCAAGGACTTCAATTTGACTAAGGAAATCAAAATCAATCACGTAGCTGTAAAAGAGTCTGTTTTCCCATTCTTGAAATTGACAGAATCCGACAGTATATTAGGTCCTGAAATGAAATCCACCGGTGAAAGTATCGGTATAGATGAGAACTTCGGCCTTGCCTTCTACAAGTCACAGCTTTCAGCAGGAATGGACTTGCCTAAGGAAGGAAATCTCCTGATCAGTGTAAGGGAACAGGACCAAAAGAAAATCCAGCCGATTGCTGAAAAGGCTCATGCCTTAGGATTTAACATATATGCTACAAAAGGTACAGCAAATGCAATCTTTGATGTTCCTATTACAAGAATCAAGAAAGTATCCCAAGGAACTCCTAACATTAAGGAAGCCATCTTGGATGGAAAGATTGATATGATCATCAACACTCCTCATGGTGAACAGGCTTCCAAGGACGGCTATACCATCAGACGTTTGGCTGTAGAGCTTGGAATTCCTTATGTGACCACTTTAGCAGGAGCAAGAGCTGCCTTAAATGCGATTGAAGCTGTTAAAGACAGTGATTTGAAGGTCAAATCATTGAATGATCATATAGCAAATATCTAA